One part of the Streptomyces sp. AM 2-1-1 genome encodes these proteins:
- a CDS encoding TIGR02679 family protein: MSGLPAATRDWLKGPGLVRLWQGARKRLESNGVQATGSLRLTAMNAQERNDLSLLLGKPLTGAAATIRLDVLDARLRASAVGLGLRRTLEELGPPLTDRRAARADVAARRERVWSSLSSSLDASPLADQEWPQQWYDLLRRTGVPKGVTPEAAIWTLQQAVQVLTALLGPEGTERNGTRGRGELAAMTTGSAHGLDDGTWLARVVQRGVALAHGTEFPDDAAGRRALWRLVSVTPDEVSSTVLTYGLRPVGEGWRERALRERADHHCEVHVTPRDLRDFRLQLPAATLIHICENPRVVEAAADAACVRPIVCTSGSAATVVFTLLDALAATGCRFAYHGDFDWPGIALANRVIRRYEALPWRMDTADYERLAARSQSEAIPQLALDGGPVDADWDPDLAPAMTALGVALHEEATLDLLVADLSCQV; encoded by the coding sequence ATGAGCGGGCTGCCCGCCGCAACGCGCGACTGGCTGAAGGGACCCGGACTCGTCCGGCTGTGGCAGGGAGCACGTAAACGCCTGGAGAGCAACGGCGTACAGGCCACGGGTTCGCTCCGGCTGACCGCGATGAACGCCCAGGAACGCAACGATCTGTCCCTCCTACTGGGCAAACCCCTCACAGGTGCCGCTGCGACCATACGGCTCGACGTGCTCGACGCACGGCTACGCGCTTCAGCCGTCGGACTCGGACTCAGACGGACTCTGGAAGAACTCGGACCGCCACTCACCGACCGCCGTGCCGCCCGCGCGGACGTGGCGGCGCGGCGGGAGCGGGTGTGGTCGTCCCTTTCTTCGTCACTGGACGCCTCCCCGCTCGCTGACCAGGAATGGCCTCAGCAGTGGTACGACCTGCTGCGCCGTACCGGTGTTCCGAAAGGAGTGACACCTGAAGCGGCGATATGGACACTCCAGCAGGCGGTCCAAGTCCTCACCGCTCTCCTCGGCCCCGAAGGCACTGAACGCAACGGCACGCGCGGCCGAGGAGAACTCGCAGCCATGACGACCGGCTCCGCCCACGGCCTTGACGACGGCACCTGGCTCGCACGCGTCGTCCAACGCGGCGTCGCCCTCGCCCATGGCACCGAGTTCCCCGACGACGCCGCCGGCCGACGCGCTCTGTGGCGGCTGGTGTCCGTCACGCCGGACGAGGTCTCCAGCACGGTGCTCACCTACGGGCTGCGACCCGTCGGCGAGGGCTGGCGGGAGCGTGCTCTGCGGGAGCGGGCCGACCATCACTGCGAAGTTCATGTCACACCACGCGACCTCCGTGACTTCCGGCTGCAGCTCCCCGCCGCAACGCTCATCCACATCTGTGAGAATCCGCGTGTTGTGGAAGCCGCGGCTGACGCCGCCTGCGTCCGGCCCATCGTGTGCACCTCCGGCAGTGCCGCCACCGTGGTCTTCACGCTTCTCGACGCCCTCGCCGCCACGGGTTGCCGCTTCGCGTACCACGGCGACTTCGACTGGCCGGGGATCGCGCTGGCCAACCGGGTGATCCGCCGCTACGAGGCACTGCCATGGCGCATGGACACTGCGGACTACGAGCGCCTGGCCGCTCGCAGTCAATCCGAGGCCATCCCTCAACTGGCTCTCGACGGCGGGCCGGTCGACGCAGACTGGGACCCAGACCTCGCCCCCGCCATGACCGCCCTCGGCGTCGCGCTCCACGAGGAGGCCACCCTCGATCTGTTGGTGGCAGACCTGTCATGCCAGGTGTAG
- a CDS encoding TIGR02680 family protein, with amino-acid sequence MTTDARGLVPLPRSGAATTVSPTRDGGTRFRLHRAGIQNVWQYDEQEFSFGDGRLLLRGKNGAGKSKALEMLLPYLLDGDSRALDATGTGRTTLAWLMLDGFEQTNRLGYLWVEFRGTADDGGHRHLTLGAAIRASKSTQKALPTFFVTPLRIGEDLHLVEAGKPLPVDRLKEIVGSDNTTDRAVQHRSRVARELFGITDATRYRNLTQLLHRLRRPTVGDRIEHGGLVSLLSETLPGLDEDVVEKVARNLHDLDAVRDELGRLERTDAALRTFLTSYRGYLAGVLRASAQSVSHELGVLAQRRRAAGDAAQRTSDLRTQEEESEGRLETLRDEEQNARTDLAALHASHAYRSLRELSERRSTVEALHTAAAAAFMTLSNAHDTEEGSAERLAEGVEHLGSRLAELGSEHRELLTQAEKAGLPTGHLGEAVALPRTVLAQATETALTTPDGETRAVRHRSAARVDTVTAQEGLRSWQNQLQDAETVARNRARMVQEVTRLIARADEARGAAAQADAERERLEGEAEEAVGHLDGSRQKVAEQSGAYSRQVAEWAVRTRTALRPDLPSLDAVHATVGHETSTDAPFVDRTLPPDIDSHAWRTAQAALEPYGEELTGCRDTLALDVGRLGEELDRLAEQKRDWERRTDPEPPAPHHRAAARKPGSGAPFYRLVDFVDELAPTDRAGLEGALEASGILDAWVSADGVLLDSRTRDTLLQQGPVLSDGPTLASALRPAPEPGCGITTEQVEGLLASIALASTQETSAHNEVFFDGSWRLGVLTGRYDKGDTEYVGAAVRAETRRRILAELEERTTQTEQRLADVREALAVADATRRALTLAERDFPRARNLADAWSRTESAERTLRGLTAKATRAARLAEETRALAVSARTEADSTATAHDLPGDPATLDSVRTALTGLLGGIGHLRRAVSGTGGRLGTNQADADRYGRAQGDRLAADESYRLHLAGLRTAEQDLRTREKAIGSSEEEILSREQEAKQRIANADRALPGAQKARDDLHDQRVRAEEDEKRLRGTLANQETTVIDTGSALRTALGRPEVVLGAGLDRSSLPEYVSDDPGADVRSRLRALRALADAVEQALGRPKGEVSDSTLLNRHTDLRDQLAGGFDAQLEERHGIKVCRLVDDHGSHDVAAVGERIAVQATEARGRLTEREREVFQRFLTGELGDHLSAQVITAANLVAALNDTLRTVRTSHGLGVELLWKLDEDVDADVRAAVELLRSPSSLRTREQTEQLREVLQRRIEDARRADPSAGYAAHLRTALDYRDWFRFHTFVVEDAAPGRRRKLTGRTGLSQGEQRVLSYLVLFAAAAAHFSSLAESAPHAPRLILLDDAFAKVDEPTHGRLGRILVDLDLDFVLTSERLMGNWPEVPSLHIYECLRDPHVRGVGTLHYAWNGRHRRLVSV; translated from the coding sequence ATGACCACCGACGCGCGTGGCCTCGTTCCGCTGCCGCGTTCCGGAGCTGCGACAACCGTCAGCCCCACAAGAGACGGCGGCACCCGCTTCCGGCTGCACCGGGCGGGCATCCAGAACGTCTGGCAGTACGACGAGCAGGAGTTCTCCTTCGGCGACGGACGGCTGCTGCTGCGTGGCAAGAACGGTGCGGGCAAGTCCAAGGCCCTGGAGATGCTGCTTCCGTACCTTCTGGACGGCGACTCCCGGGCACTGGACGCGACAGGCACCGGCCGCACCACGCTCGCGTGGCTGATGCTGGACGGGTTCGAGCAGACCAACCGTCTCGGGTATCTGTGGGTGGAGTTCCGGGGCACAGCCGACGACGGCGGTCACCGCCACCTGACGCTCGGCGCCGCCATCCGCGCCTCGAAGTCGACGCAGAAGGCGCTGCCGACGTTCTTCGTCACCCCGCTGCGGATCGGTGAGGACCTGCATCTGGTCGAGGCGGGCAAGCCGCTACCGGTCGACCGGCTCAAGGAGATCGTCGGCTCCGACAACACGACCGACCGTGCGGTCCAGCACCGCTCACGAGTGGCCCGGGAACTGTTCGGCATCACCGACGCGACGCGTTACCGCAACCTCACACAGCTCCTCCACCGGCTGCGGCGCCCGACAGTCGGCGACCGCATCGAACACGGGGGTCTGGTCTCCCTGCTGAGCGAGACCCTGCCAGGGCTCGACGAGGACGTGGTCGAGAAGGTAGCGCGCAACCTCCACGACCTCGACGCCGTACGGGACGAACTCGGCCGCCTTGAACGCACCGACGCGGCCTTGCGCACGTTTCTCACCAGTTACCGCGGGTACCTGGCCGGGGTCCTGCGCGCTTCCGCCCAGAGCGTGAGCCACGAGCTGGGCGTCCTCGCACAGCGGCGCCGGGCGGCCGGAGACGCCGCACAGCGGACGAGCGACCTGAGGACGCAGGAGGAGGAGTCGGAGGGCCGACTGGAGACCCTGCGCGACGAAGAGCAGAACGCCCGGACCGACCTGGCCGCCCTGCACGCCAGTCACGCCTACCGCAGCCTGCGCGAACTATCGGAGCGCCGCAGCACGGTGGAGGCGCTGCACACCGCCGCCGCGGCTGCGTTCATGACCTTGAGCAACGCGCACGATACGGAGGAGGGTTCGGCCGAGCGACTGGCCGAAGGCGTCGAACACCTCGGAAGCCGACTGGCCGAGCTGGGAAGCGAACATCGGGAGCTGCTGACGCAGGCGGAAAAGGCCGGGCTTCCCACCGGCCATCTCGGCGAGGCGGTGGCCCTGCCGCGAACGGTTCTCGCCCAGGCCACCGAAACCGCGTTGACGACTCCGGACGGGGAGACGCGCGCCGTACGGCACCGGTCGGCGGCCCGCGTGGACACGGTCACGGCTCAGGAAGGACTGCGGTCCTGGCAGAACCAGTTGCAGGACGCCGAGACGGTCGCGAGAAATCGGGCCCGGATGGTGCAGGAGGTAACCCGCCTCATCGCACGGGCGGACGAGGCCCGGGGCGCGGCAGCTCAGGCCGATGCCGAGCGCGAACGGCTAGAGGGCGAGGCGGAAGAGGCCGTCGGCCACCTCGACGGCAGCCGTCAGAAGGTCGCCGAGCAGAGCGGCGCCTACTCCCGTCAAGTCGCCGAGTGGGCGGTGCGCACTCGGACTGCACTGCGTCCCGACCTGCCGTCGCTGGACGCCGTCCACGCCACTGTCGGCCACGAGACCTCTACTGACGCGCCGTTCGTAGACCGCACACTGCCGCCCGACATCGACAGCCATGCGTGGCGGACCGCTCAGGCCGCGTTGGAGCCGTACGGCGAGGAACTCACGGGATGTCGGGACACATTGGCGCTCGACGTCGGTCGACTCGGTGAGGAACTCGACCGTCTGGCGGAGCAGAAGCGGGACTGGGAGCGGCGTACCGACCCCGAGCCGCCGGCCCCACACCATCGTGCTGCCGCGAGGAAGCCGGGCAGTGGAGCACCTTTCTACCGGCTCGTGGACTTCGTGGACGAGCTGGCGCCGACCGACCGAGCTGGTCTGGAAGGGGCGCTGGAGGCGAGTGGAATCCTGGACGCGTGGGTGAGTGCGGACGGCGTCCTGCTCGATTCACGCACCCGCGACACCCTTCTCCAGCAAGGTCCCGTGCTGTCCGACGGACCGACTCTCGCCTCGGCCTTGCGCCCAGCCCCTGAGCCGGGTTGCGGCATCACAACCGAGCAGGTTGAGGGTCTGCTGGCCAGCATTGCACTCGCATCGACACAAGAGACTTCCGCACACAATGAGGTATTTTTCGACGGCAGTTGGCGTCTGGGCGTACTCACCGGTCGCTACGATAAGGGCGACACCGAGTACGTTGGGGCCGCCGTACGGGCCGAGACTCGGCGTCGCATCCTCGCCGAGTTGGAGGAACGAACCACGCAGACGGAACAGCGGCTGGCCGACGTTCGCGAAGCGCTCGCCGTAGCCGATGCCACGCGTCGGGCTCTCACGCTCGCAGAACGGGATTTCCCCAGGGCACGGAATCTCGCGGACGCATGGAGCAGAACCGAGTCAGCAGAACGGACCCTGCGCGGCCTGACCGCCAAGGCGACCCGCGCGGCGCGGCTGGCCGAGGAGACACGCGCTCTCGCGGTATCGGCACGGACCGAGGCGGATTCCACTGCGACCGCCCACGACCTGCCCGGCGACCCGGCCACCCTAGACAGTGTGCGCACCGCACTGACCGGCCTGCTCGGCGGTATCGGGCATCTGCGCAGGGCCGTCAGCGGCACTGGTGGGCGGCTCGGTACCAACCAGGCCGATGCCGACCGGTACGGACGAGCCCAAGGGGATCGCCTGGCCGCGGACGAGAGCTACCGGCTCCACCTCGCCGGACTGCGCACCGCTGAGCAGGACCTGCGTACCCGCGAAAAGGCCATCGGATCGTCCGAGGAAGAGATCCTCTCCCGCGAGCAGGAGGCCAAACAGCGCATCGCGAACGCCGACCGCGCCCTGCCCGGGGCGCAGAAAGCCCGCGACGACCTCCACGACCAGCGCGTGCGCGCGGAAGAGGACGAGAAGCGCCTGCGCGGAACCCTGGCGAACCAGGAAACGACGGTCATCGACACCGGCAGCGCTCTTCGCACTGCTCTCGGCCGACCGGAGGTGGTGCTCGGCGCCGGCCTCGACCGGTCCTCGCTGCCCGAGTACGTGTCGGACGATCCCGGCGCGGACGTGCGCAGCCGTCTGCGAGCGCTGCGGGCCCTCGCCGACGCCGTGGAGCAAGCCCTCGGCCGCCCGAAGGGCGAGGTGTCGGACAGCACCCTGCTCAACCGGCACACCGATCTTCGAGATCAACTGGCCGGTGGGTTCGATGCGCAGCTGGAGGAGCGCCACGGGATCAAAGTGTGTCGGCTGGTCGACGACCACGGGTCTCATGACGTCGCGGCTGTGGGCGAGCGGATCGCGGTTCAGGCCACGGAGGCCCGAGGGCGGCTCACCGAGCGCGAACGTGAGGTCTTCCAGCGGTTCCTGACCGGCGAGCTAGGCGACCACCTCTCGGCGCAGGTCATCACCGCTGCGAACCTGGTCGCGGCTCTCAACGACACCTTGCGGACCGTGCGCACCTCCCACGGCCTCGGCGTCGAGCTGCTGTGGAAGCTAGACGAGGATGTGGACGCGGATGTACGCGCGGCCGTCGAGCTGCTGCGCAGTCCGTCGAGCCTCAGGACGCGCGAGCAGACCGAGCAGCTGCGCGAGGTGCTGCAACGCCGGATCGAGGACGCCCGTCGTGCCGACCCATCGGCCGGTTACGCCGCCCATCTGCGGACCGCGCTGGACTACCGCGACTGGTTCCGCTTCCACACTTTCGTGGTCGAGGACGCGGCCCCAGGCCGCCGTAGGAAACTGACCGGCCGGACGGGGCTCAGCCAGGGCGAACAACGCGTGCTTTCCTACCTCGTGCTCTTCGCCGCAGCAGCCGCCCACTTCAGCAGCCTCGCCGAATCGGCACCTCACGCACCACGCCTGATCCTCCTGGACGACGCCTTCGCCAAGGTCGATGAACCCACCCACGGCCGACTGGGCCGTATCCTCGTCGACCTCGATCTCGACTTCGTCCTCACCAGCGAGCGGCTCATGGGCAACTGGCCCGAGGTTCCGTCCCTGCACATCTACGAGTGCCTTCGTGATCCCCACGTACGCGGGGTGGGCACCCTGCACTACGCCTGGAACGGTCGGCACCGGCGTCTGGTGTCCGTATGA
- a CDS encoding TIGR02678 family protein: protein MTLPSTHDVALAAERRTAARLLLAHPLVASDGPHADLFPLIRRHADWLGKRFQQVLGYRLLVDSSYARLFKAGLGAGSGHRLERSTGTPFTPQTYACLALALSVLVTAPEQMLLSHLVADIRAASADAGIELEGTGRAAGKRTLVAALRQLVDWGVLIETEGQVAALAQEAGGEALITIDRELARVVVAGPLSQARNGADLVRRAADPGFGGPRTYVRRMLVETPVVHLDELTDAERDWLRTRQRREAQAFSELLGLEMEIRAEGVALVDPEEELTDLHLPGTGTVAQAALLLAERLVERLRPEEPGHPATGGTLIIGVAVPDGLVDEVLAELITEYGQRSNWQRGYLEDLPSLREAVLDLLVRMRLMARAGQLRAEGEGLPEGYVEEASEGRTVTDVHGARPGGDGWLLLAAAARYATQVMVRPATAVGKDTDVQEELPL from the coding sequence ATGACCCTCCCCTCGACTCACGACGTAGCCCTGGCAGCCGAGCGCCGCACCGCTGCCCGCTTGCTGCTCGCTCACCCGCTGGTCGCGTCGGACGGCCCCCACGCCGACCTCTTCCCGCTGATCCGCCGGCACGCCGACTGGCTGGGCAAACGGTTCCAGCAGGTGCTTGGCTACCGCCTGCTGGTCGACAGCTCCTACGCCCGGCTGTTCAAGGCGGGGCTGGGGGCGGGTTCGGGTCATCGGTTGGAGCGCTCCACCGGCACCCCGTTCACCCCACAGACGTACGCCTGCCTCGCGCTGGCCTTGTCCGTGCTGGTGACTGCGCCAGAGCAGATGCTGCTGTCCCACCTGGTCGCCGACATCAGGGCCGCCTCGGCCGACGCCGGGATCGAGCTGGAGGGAACGGGCCGGGCGGCTGGGAAGCGGACCCTGGTCGCGGCTCTGCGCCAGCTCGTCGACTGGGGCGTGCTCATCGAGACCGAGGGCCAGGTGGCCGCACTTGCGCAGGAGGCGGGCGGAGAAGCCCTGATCACGATAGACCGGGAGCTGGCACGCGTGGTCGTCGCCGGCCCGCTCTCCCAGGCTCGGAACGGCGCCGACCTGGTCCGGCGGGCAGCGGATCCGGGCTTCGGCGGACCACGCACCTATGTGCGCCGGATGCTCGTCGAGACACCCGTCGTCCACCTCGACGAGCTCACTGACGCCGAGCGTGACTGGCTGCGCACCCGGCAGCGCCGGGAGGCCCAGGCTTTCTCCGAACTCCTTGGTCTGGAGATGGAGATCCGTGCCGAGGGCGTGGCGCTGGTGGACCCCGAGGAAGAACTCACGGATCTGCACCTGCCGGGCACGGGGACCGTCGCACAGGCCGCGCTGCTGCTGGCGGAACGGCTCGTGGAACGCCTTCGGCCGGAGGAACCGGGGCATCCGGCGACCGGCGGGACACTCATCATCGGGGTGGCCGTCCCGGACGGCCTGGTGGACGAGGTCCTCGCCGAGCTCATCACCGAGTACGGGCAACGCAGCAACTGGCAACGCGGCTACCTGGAAGACCTTCCCTCCCTGCGAGAGGCCGTACTGGACCTGCTGGTCCGCATGCGGCTGATGGCCCGCGCGGGCCAGCTGCGCGCCGAGGGCGAAGGACTGCCGGAGGGGTACGTCGAAGAGGCATCGGAAGGACGCACGGTGACCGATGTCCATGGTGCACGGCCCGGCGGCGACGGCTGGTTGCTGCTGGCTGCAGCGGCTCGCTACGCCACCCAAGTCATGGTGCGCCCGGCCACCGCAGTCGGCAAGGACACAGACGTTCAGGAGGAGTTGCCGCTATGA
- a CDS encoding TIGR02677 family protein, with product MGASESGPGQDSDEEARRRLNAYTYLSAPERLEHVAIMRVFCGTLLADLAVPEIMVKLRQAGTFAAGLDADTLTVRLEQLVAWGNLLRSSHTVNASSISEYQRSRSRYQLSKLGERIQRDADGVLTEADAAREVSNELLALVERGLRELADLVTAPGGVEPQDGLERISTLFVQFTEFADSIRDFYAYLGQVLSRYDLDSAEYQGFKELLLDYVEAITEDVAFRAPRISAALDTLWPYIPALLDRLDSHAQGLNGISTQAQSESRPDIRIQRSRGREFADWEGLRGWFCNTDGQGSQVDQLRDATLRALQSLLANAKRMLRSATGEMSRRKDLLRLARWFDEAAPRDAHDIAVAAFGLYGARHLGIPPATDEVVPAYTSWWTGPVVEVPVALRERGSRAQRGRASAVEDHSAQKRLLREAARQRAAARTAAADELRSASGRFADVRLTSAALGLLLELLATALGNAQLRRPVSTDRERTAGFDLASASSEDAELRIRFTVRRTAGTQTMLYSADGDLLLDDLELDIGRTSAAVDGEAEASVS from the coding sequence ATGGGGGCATCAGAATCCGGTCCGGGCCAGGACTCCGACGAGGAGGCACGGCGGCGGCTAAACGCGTACACGTACCTCAGCGCGCCCGAGCGGCTGGAGCACGTCGCGATCATGCGGGTCTTCTGCGGAACGCTGCTGGCGGATCTCGCCGTCCCGGAAATCATGGTGAAACTGCGCCAGGCCGGAACTTTCGCCGCGGGGCTCGACGCCGATACCCTCACAGTCCGGCTGGAACAGCTGGTGGCCTGGGGAAACCTGCTGCGCAGCAGCCACACGGTGAACGCATCCAGCATCAGCGAGTACCAGCGTTCCCGCTCGCGCTACCAGCTGTCGAAACTGGGCGAACGTATCCAGCGGGACGCCGACGGGGTGCTGACCGAGGCCGACGCCGCCCGCGAGGTCAGCAACGAACTGCTGGCCCTGGTCGAGCGCGGACTACGGGAGCTGGCCGACCTCGTGACCGCGCCGGGCGGCGTCGAGCCGCAGGACGGACTGGAGCGAATCAGCACGCTGTTCGTGCAGTTCACCGAGTTCGCGGACTCCATACGCGACTTCTACGCCTACCTCGGCCAGGTGCTGTCCCGCTACGACCTGGACAGCGCCGAGTACCAGGGCTTCAAGGAACTGCTCCTGGACTACGTCGAGGCGATCACGGAGGACGTGGCGTTCCGAGCACCCCGGATTTCGGCGGCGTTGGACACGCTGTGGCCGTACATCCCGGCTCTGCTGGACCGGCTGGACTCCCACGCCCAGGGACTCAACGGGATCTCGACGCAGGCGCAGAGCGAAAGCCGCCCTGACATCCGGATCCAGCGCAGCCGCGGCCGCGAATTCGCGGACTGGGAGGGCCTGCGCGGCTGGTTCTGCAACACCGACGGCCAGGGCAGCCAGGTCGACCAGCTACGCGACGCCACCCTGCGCGCGTTGCAGTCGCTGCTCGCCAACGCCAAGCGAATGCTGCGGTCAGCCACCGGGGAGATGTCCCGGCGCAAGGATCTGCTGCGGCTGGCCCGCTGGTTCGACGAAGCGGCTCCGCGGGACGCACACGACATCGCCGTCGCCGCATTCGGGCTGTACGGCGCCCGCCATCTGGGCATACCTCCGGCCACCGACGAGGTGGTGCCCGCCTACACGAGCTGGTGGACCGGTCCGGTGGTCGAGGTACCGGTGGCCCTGCGCGAGCGAGGCAGCCGGGCCCAGCGGGGGCGGGCCTCAGCGGTAGAGGACCACTCCGCGCAGAAGCGGCTGCTGAGGGAGGCAGCCCGTCAGCGGGCAGCGGCCAGAACAGCGGCAGCCGACGAACTGCGCAGTGCGTCCGGCCGGTTCGCCGACGTACGACTCACCTCGGCGGCGCTCGGGCTGCTTCTGGAGCTGCTGGCCACAGCGCTCGGAAACGCACAGCTCAGAAGGCCCGTCAGCACGGACAGGGAGAGGACGGCGGGGTTCGACCTCGCGTCGGCCAGCAGTGAAGACGCCGAACTGCGTATCCGCTTCACCGTGCGCCGGACGGCAGGCACGCAAACGATGCTGTACTCGGCCGACGGCGACCTGCTGCTGGACGACCTGGAGCTGGACATCGGCCGCACCTCCGCCGCGGTCGACGGCGAAGCGGAGGCGAGCGTGTCATGA
- a CDS encoding TerD family protein: MALLSANPKWPTLPEYFYDWALVDVETSGLRPGRDRVLSLAVVTLDGHGRRTGEFSTLLDPGCDPGPVHVHGLTRARLAGAPTFEQIAPQVGALLGGRVLVAHNAQFDYDFLAHEFARVRSWVPVSKRLCTLALNRLIAPATPNLKLGTLAAHYGVRQERAHDAQDDVRVLAGILHGSLDAAGRLGLDLPLLACPPRQDYKPFVPKAPCAYRNPGRFHAGNCLVQGMKVAVTGETLVSREELIARSVAAGLNMMTSVSGQTSLLVSNDPGGGTAKLRRAIAEGVPLVDEQTYLRLLDEVRPGQAKGAAQAGVAGRCRAAETPGDAAAVPRTPTPELPAQRTTAPVTRTGPARADRVLAGRRVLVLGGTHEEAGAARVRVVELGASAAVNLSAKVTDIVLLPGGESDRRVSRITSLGLPVHDADWLLAPTSAPAPEPGFVQQDPAAGSRDTAEVLVRGAVVDLPEAGAMWTVAATWGQLTACDVDVVAFRLDAQEQVAGDEDFVFYGAPGHPDGTVRLAMDGPTEQAISVDLERLPLEVSRVVVAAAIDGDATFSDVGAVEVVATCGIGEAPTARATLDAATTERTMILAEIYRRGEGWRLRAVGQGYDHALADLARSYGVDVAE; the protein is encoded by the coding sequence ATGGCCCTGCTGTCAGCGAACCCGAAGTGGCCTACGTTGCCCGAGTATTTCTACGACTGGGCGTTGGTGGACGTGGAGACCTCCGGGCTGAGGCCCGGCCGGGACCGCGTCCTGTCCCTCGCGGTCGTCACGCTGGACGGACACGGTCGACGGACCGGCGAGTTCTCCACGCTCCTCGATCCGGGCTGCGACCCGGGGCCTGTGCATGTTCATGGGCTCACCCGTGCGCGCCTGGCAGGCGCCCCCACCTTCGAACAGATCGCGCCGCAGGTCGGTGCGCTGCTGGGCGGTCGCGTCCTGGTCGCCCACAACGCGCAGTTCGACTACGACTTCCTGGCCCACGAGTTCGCCCGCGTCCGCTCGTGGGTGCCCGTGAGCAAACGTCTGTGCACGCTGGCTCTCAACAGGCTGATCGCGCCCGCGACGCCGAATCTCAAGCTGGGGACGCTTGCCGCGCACTACGGCGTGCGTCAGGAGCGGGCCCACGACGCGCAGGATGACGTCCGGGTGCTTGCTGGGATTCTGCACGGCTCGCTGGACGCGGCGGGACGTCTGGGCCTGGACCTTCCGCTCCTGGCCTGCCCGCCACGCCAGGACTACAAGCCCTTCGTTCCGAAGGCCCCCTGCGCGTACCGGAACCCCGGCCGGTTCCATGCAGGGAACTGTCTGGTACAGGGGATGAAGGTCGCTGTCACCGGCGAAACCCTGGTGTCCCGCGAGGAACTGATAGCCCGCTCGGTGGCGGCCGGCCTCAACATGATGACTTCGGTCAGCGGACAGACCAGCCTCCTGGTCAGCAATGATCCTGGCGGCGGGACCGCCAAACTACGCCGGGCCATTGCCGAAGGCGTGCCCCTGGTGGACGAGCAGACCTATCTGCGGCTGCTGGACGAGGTGCGGCCCGGCCAGGCCAAGGGCGCGGCCCAAGCCGGAGTCGCCGGCCGATGCCGCGCCGCAGAGACGCCGGGGGACGCGGCGGCCGTGCCCCGCACGCCTACGCCCGAATTGCCCGCGCAGCGCACCACGGCACCCGTCACACGCACCGGTCCTGCCAGGGCGGACCGGGTACTTGCCGGACGCCGGGTACTGGTGCTGGGTGGCACCCACGAGGAAGCCGGAGCGGCGCGTGTCCGTGTCGTCGAGCTCGGCGCCTCCGCAGCGGTCAACCTCTCGGCGAAAGTCACCGACATCGTGTTGCTCCCCGGCGGGGAATCGGACCGGCGCGTGAGCCGCATTACCTCGCTCGGCCTGCCCGTCCACGACGCCGATTGGCTCCTCGCGCCCACTTCGGCCCCTGCCCCCGAACCCGGTTTCGTGCAGCAGGACCCGGCCGCGGGCTCGCGGGACACGGCAGAAGTTCTGGTCCGCGGTGCGGTCGTCGACCTGCCCGAGGCCGGAGCGATGTGGACGGTTGCGGCCACATGGGGGCAGCTCACCGCATGCGACGTCGATGTCGTCGCCTTCCGGCTGGACGCGCAGGAGCAGGTCGCGGGAGATGAAGACTTCGTCTTTTACGGAGCGCCCGGACACCCCGACGGCACGGTACGGCTCGCCATGGACGGCCCGACGGAACAGGCCATCAGCGTTGACCTCGAGCGGCTGCCCCTGGAGGTGTCCAGGGTCGTGGTGGCGGCGGCGATCGACGGCGACGCCACATTCTCCGACGTCGGCGCGGTGGAGGTCGTCGCCACCTGCGGGATCGGCGAGGCTCCGACCGCCCGTGCCACCCTCGATGCCGCTACCACCGAGCGCACTATGATCCTCGCCGAGATCTACCGCCGGGGCGAGGGGTGGCGGCTGCGCGCGGTCGGGCAGGGATACGACCACGCTCTCGCCGACCTCGCCCGGTCCTACGGAGTCGACGTCGCCGAATGA